The following are from one region of the Stanieria sp. NIES-3757 genome:
- a CDS encoding nitrate ABC transporter, inner membrane subunit, which yields MTANLNTPVGKPNFFVSLLKNPPRKLLAPLCAILFILTLWQVLCSSPDANLPSPLKTFQDTSELIFNPFFDNGGTDKGLFWQIIASLQRVAIGYSLAAVVGIGLGIAIGSNAFIYDAVDPIFQVLRTVPPLAWLPIALAAFQEANPSAIFVIFITAIWPIIINTTVGVQQIPQDYKNVAKVLRLSGTKYFWEIMFPAAVPYIFTGLRIGIGLSWLAIVAAEMLVGGVGIGFFIWDSYNSSQLSEIIVALIYVGIVGLILDRLVAWVASLIVPSEQQQ from the coding sequence ATGACAGCTAATCTAAACACTCCTGTTGGGAAACCTAATTTTTTTGTTTCTCTGCTGAAAAATCCGCCCAGAAAATTACTAGCTCCTCTTTGTGCAATTTTATTTATTTTGACTCTTTGGCAGGTTTTGTGTAGCAGTCCTGACGCTAATTTACCTAGTCCTTTAAAAACTTTTCAAGATACTTCCGAGCTAATTTTTAATCCTTTTTTTGATAATGGAGGTACAGATAAAGGCTTATTTTGGCAAATAATAGCTAGCTTACAAAGAGTAGCAATTGGTTATAGTTTGGCTGCTGTAGTGGGAATTGGTTTAGGAATTGCGATCGGTTCTAATGCGTTTATTTATGATGCAGTAGATCCCATTTTCCAGGTATTAAGAACTGTACCACCTTTAGCTTGGCTGCCGATCGCTTTAGCTGCTTTTCAAGAAGCTAATCCCTCGGCGATTTTTGTGATTTTTATTACGGCAATTTGGCCGATTATTATTAATACTACGGTAGGGGTGCAGCAAATTCCTCAAGATTATAAAAACGTAGCTAAAGTGTTGCGTTTGTCTGGAACTAAATATTTTTGGGAAATTATGTTCCCTGCTGCGGTTCCTTATATTTTTACGGGTTTAAGAATTGGTATTGGTCTTTCTTGGTTAGCGATCGTAGCAGCAGAAATGTTGGTTGGTGGTGTAGGAATTGGTTTCTTTATTTGGGACTCTTACAACAGTTCTCAATTAAGCGAAATTATTGTGGCTTTGATTTACGTGGGTATAGTTGGTTTAATCCTTGATCGCTTGGTTGCTTGGGTTGCTTCTTTAATAGTTCCTTCAGAACAACAACAATAA
- a CDS encoding Ferredoxin--nitrite reductase — MVATAKPTKMNKFEAFKSEKDGLAVKDELEKFAQLGWEAMDETDLQHRLKWLGVFYRPVTPGKFMLRMRMPNGIITSEQMKVLAEVIERYGEDGNADITTRQNLQLRGIRLEDVPDIFRRFEAVGLTSVQSGMDNVRNITGSPMAGIDADELIDTRELVQQVQDMITNRGQGNYDFTNLPRKFNIAIEGGRDNSVHAEINDIAFVPAYQDGQLGFNVLVGGFFSAKRCEAAIPLDVWVAPNQDVVELCRAILTVYRDHGLRSNRQKARLMWLIDEWGIDKFRAMVEAEFGQTLATAAQEDAFDWEKRDHLGVFKQKQSGLNYVGMHVPIGRFYAQDMFDLARMAEVYGSGEIRLTVEQNVIIPNIPDENLETFLAEPILEKFTLEPKPLERTLVSCTGAQFCNFALVETKNRALALARELDAELELSNKVRIHWTGCPNSCGQPQVADIGLMGTKVRKEGKTVEGVDIYMGGKVGKDAELGTCVQKGIACDDLKSVLREILIDKFGAKTRSF, encoded by the coding sequence GTGGTAGCAACTGCAAAACCAACCAAAATGAATAAATTTGAAGCTTTTAAATCAGAAAAAGATGGATTAGCTGTCAAAGACGAACTAGAAAAATTTGCCCAACTTGGTTGGGAAGCAATGGATGAGACAGACTTACAACATCGTCTCAAATGGTTAGGAGTATTTTATCGTCCCGTCACACCAGGAAAATTCATGTTGCGGATGCGAATGCCCAACGGAATCATTACCAGTGAACAGATGAAAGTACTAGCAGAAGTCATCGAACGTTATGGTGAAGACGGTAACGCAGACATCACGACTAGACAAAATCTGCAACTGAGAGGAATACGTTTGGAAGATGTACCCGATATCTTCCGTCGTTTTGAGGCAGTAGGTTTAACCTCAGTTCAATCGGGAATGGATAATGTGCGTAACATTACTGGTTCCCCAATGGCAGGAATTGATGCTGACGAATTGATTGATACTCGCGAACTCGTCCAACAAGTTCAAGACATGATTACCAATCGAGGTCAAGGTAATTATGATTTTACAAATTTACCACGCAAATTTAATATTGCGATCGAAGGCGGTAGAGATAATTCTGTCCATGCTGAAATTAATGATATTGCTTTCGTTCCAGCTTATCAAGACGGTCAATTAGGTTTTAATGTCCTAGTTGGTGGGTTTTTCTCCGCTAAACGTTGTGAAGCAGCTATTCCCCTTGATGTTTGGGTTGCACCTAATCAAGATGTGGTGGAATTATGTCGAGCGATTTTAACAGTATATCGAGATCATGGTTTACGTTCTAATCGCCAAAAAGCAAGATTAATGTGGCTGATTGATGAATGGGGTATTGATAAGTTTCGTGCCATGGTAGAAGCTGAATTTGGACAAACTTTAGCTACCGCTGCCCAAGAAGATGCTTTTGATTGGGAAAAAAGGGATCATCTTGGAGTATTCAAACAAAAACAGTCAGGTTTAAATTACGTCGGAATGCACGTACCAATCGGCAGATTCTACGCTCAAGATATGTTCGATTTAGCCAGAATGGCTGAAGTATATGGTAGCGGAGAAATTCGTTTAACTGTAGAACAAAATGTAATTATTCCTAATATTCCTGACGAAAATCTGGAAACTTTTTTAGCTGAACCTATCTTAGAAAAATTTACTCTTGAACCAAAACCACTAGAAAGAACCTTAGTTTCTTGTACTGGAGCACAATTTTGTAATTTTGCTTTAGTAGAAACTAAAAATCGAGCTTTAGCTTTAGCTAGAGAATTAGATGCAGAATTGGAATTATCAAATAAAGTCCGCATTCACTGGACTGGTTGCCCTAATTCCTGTGGTCAACCCCAAGTAGCAGATATTGGTTTAATGGGAACTAAAGTACGCAAGGAAGGGAAAACCGTTGAAGGGGTAGATATCTACATGGGTGGCAAAGTTGGCAAAGATGCCGAACTTGGTACTTGTGTTCAAAAAGGAATTGCTTGTGACGATCTTAAATCAGTATTACGCGAGATTTTGATTGACAAGTTTGGCGCTAAAACTCGTTCCTTTTAA
- a CDS encoding nitrate ABC transporter, ATPase subunits C and D: MTAFLEVDHVDKVFPLANGGRYIALKNIHLEIKQGEFVCLLGHSGCGKSTLLNIVAGLDKPTQGGIILENKQVKQPGPDRMVVFQNYSLLPWKTVRQNIALAVNQVYGHKSARDRRTIVEEHIDMVNLRHAADKHPSELSGGMKQRVAIARALAIRPKLLLLDEPFGALDALTRGSLQEQLMKICQEHQVTCLMVTHDADEALLLADRIVMLTNGPESHIGQILNVNIPRPRNRLEVVNHPNYYPLRSEIVYFLNQQKKAKKRQTKAPVVVSSHGIEKANLELGFIPLTDCAPLIVAKEKGFFAKHGLTGVNLVKESSWSAIASGVTSGKLDAAQMVAGMPLALTIGMNQNAPVPTMTALTLSHNGNAITLSKKFYERGVRTLADFKEAIAKDRDRVYTLGVVDDASMHNLMLRYWLAADGIDPDRDVNLIVIPPAEMVTNLKAGNIDGYCAGEPWNSQAVAENIGFVIATDLDIWPNYLEKVLGVREDWANKYPETHLALIKALMEACEYCDDRRHREEIIQLISQPQYVGSAPEYIRPGFLEAYNRGTGEPSQLLPKYNEFYVNKTNYPSRIEGLWILVQMARWGIVPFPRNWIEIVDRVRRTDVYSEAARQLNLPGLEPERTSFQLFDGSIFNPDNPLEYLQELEIKRDIRVEEVQIDSLVISH; the protein is encoded by the coding sequence ATGACTGCATTTCTTGAAGTAGATCACGTTGATAAGGTATTTCCTCTTGCTAATGGAGGAAGATATATTGCCCTCAAAAATATCCATCTTGAAATTAAACAAGGGGAATTTGTTTGTTTATTGGGACATTCTGGCTGTGGTAAATCTACTTTGCTCAATATTGTAGCGGGGTTAGATAAACCAACTCAGGGCGGGATTATTCTAGAAAATAAGCAAGTTAAACAACCAGGGCCCGATCGCATGGTAGTCTTTCAAAATTATTCTTTACTTCCTTGGAAGACTGTGCGACAAAATATTGCTTTAGCGGTTAACCAAGTATATGGTCATAAATCAGCCCGCGATCGCCGTACGATTGTCGAGGAACATATTGATATGGTTAACCTACGTCATGCAGCCGACAAGCATCCTTCAGAACTGTCTGGAGGCATGAAACAAAGAGTGGCGATCGCTCGTGCCTTGGCAATTCGTCCTAAGTTACTGTTGTTGGATGAACCTTTTGGGGCGTTAGATGCTTTAACTAGAGGTAGCTTACAAGAACAGTTGATGAAAATCTGTCAGGAACATCAAGTTACTTGTCTGATGGTAACTCATGATGCCGATGAAGCCTTGTTACTAGCAGATCGCATTGTAATGTTAACTAATGGGCCCGAATCTCATATCGGACAGATTCTCAACGTTAATATTCCTCGTCCCCGTAACCGCCTAGAAGTAGTTAATCATCCCAATTATTACCCTCTACGCAGTGAAATTGTCTACTTCCTCAATCAACAGAAAAAAGCCAAAAAACGCCAAACTAAAGCTCCTGTGGTAGTATCTAGTCATGGCATAGAAAAAGCTAATCTAGAGCTTGGCTTTATTCCTCTCACTGACTGCGCGCCCCTAATCGTAGCCAAAGAAAAAGGCTTCTTTGCTAAACATGGTTTAACTGGAGTAAATCTAGTTAAAGAATCTAGTTGGAGTGCGATCGCGTCTGGAGTAACTAGTGGGAAATTAGACGCAGCCCAAATGGTTGCAGGTATGCCTCTCGCCCTAACGATTGGGATGAATCAGAATGCACCTGTACCAACGATGACGGCTTTAACTTTATCCCATAATGGTAATGCAATTACTCTCAGCAAAAAGTTTTATGAAAGAGGAGTCCGTACCTTAGCTGATTTCAAAGAAGCGATCGCTAAGGATCGCGATCGAGTTTATACCTTAGGTGTAGTTGATGACGCATCGATGCACAATTTGATGCTACGTTACTGGTTGGCTGCCGATGGCATCGATCCAGATCGAGACGTTAATTTAATTGTTATTCCTCCTGCCGAGATGGTAACTAACCTCAAAGCAGGTAATATCGATGGTTACTGTGCGGGAGAACCTTGGAATTCTCAAGCAGTTGCAGAAAATATCGGCTTCGTCATCGCTACAGATTTGGATATTTGGCCTAATTATTTAGAAAAAGTTTTAGGAGTTAGAGAAGATTGGGCAAATAAATATCCTGAAACTCATTTAGCTTTAATTAAAGCTTTGATGGAAGCTTGCGAATACTGTGATGATCGTCGTCATCGCGAAGAAATTATTCAATTAATCTCTCAACCCCAGTATGTAGGTTCTGCACCAGAATACATTCGTCCTGGTTTTCTTGAAGCCTATAACCGAGGTACGGGCGAACCTTCTCAATTGTTGCCTAAATATAATGAATTTTACGTTAATAAAACCAACTATCCCAGTAGGATAGAAGGACTGTGGATTTTAGTGCAGATGGCGCGTTGGGGAATAGTTCCTTTTCCTCGCAACTGGATTGAAATCGTAGATAGAGTAAGAAGAACTGATGTTTATTCTGAAGCAGCTAGACAATTAAATTTGCCTGGTTTAGAACCAGAAAGAACTTCTTTCCAATTATTTGATGGTAGTATTTTTAATCCTGATAATCCCCTCGAATATCTTCAAGAACTAGAAATTAAGCGGGACATTCGAGTTGAAGAGGTTCAGATCGATTCACTAGTCATTAGTCATTAG
- a CDS encoding aminoglycoside phosphotransferase — translation MTPDVFPVIYSTLAPQALVSQVICQYELEAVSQCLLWHRGLSDVYLVQTIAAQYILRVSHHHWRSDADIQFELELLNFLHQNYLPVAYPLKTKEGKLFVTIHALEGDRYAALFPYAPGRIPLGDLNVTQSQILGETLAKIHQTAEKFRPAITRQPLTLEYLLNDSFKIIAPLLKHRKNDLIYLENAIAKIKTQLQDFPEEFPMWVVCWGDPHSGNVHFTENNQVTLFDFDQCGYGWRAFDLAKFLQVSLSAGISRQVRDAFLSGYQSVQTLSEFEFNSLQAFTQTAQIWVWAIGIQVAPIQSWCRLDDSYMNKRLQLLKKLTSKDWQLF, via the coding sequence ATGACTCCAGATGTTTTTCCAGTCATTTACTCTACCCTTGCTCCCCAAGCACTAGTAAGTCAAGTTATTTGTCAATATGAACTTGAAGCAGTCAGTCAATGTCTATTGTGGCATCGAGGTTTGAGTGATGTTTATCTAGTCCAAACGATCGCAGCACAATATATTCTCCGAGTCTCTCATCATCATTGGCGTTCTGATGCTGATATTCAATTTGAATTAGAATTACTTAATTTTTTACATCAAAATTATCTTCCTGTGGCTTATCCCTTAAAAACTAAAGAGGGAAAATTATTTGTTACGATTCATGCCTTAGAAGGCGATCGCTATGCTGCTTTGTTTCCCTATGCACCAGGAAGAATTCCTTTAGGCGATCTTAACGTCACACAAAGTCAAATATTAGGGGAAACTTTAGCCAAAATCCATCAAACTGCTGAAAAATTTCGACCTGCTATTACTCGTCAACCTTTGACGCTGGAATATTTATTAAATGATTCTTTCAAGATTATTGCGCCTCTACTAAAGCATAGAAAAAATGATTTAATCTATTTAGAAAATGCGATCGCAAAAATTAAAACTCAATTACAAGATTTTCCTGAAGAATTTCCTATGTGGGTAGTCTGTTGGGGAGATCCTCATAGTGGTAATGTACACTTTACTGAAAATAATCAGGTGACGCTGTTTGATTTCGATCAGTGTGGTTATGGTTGGCGAGCTTTTGATTTGGCTAAATTTTTGCAAGTATCTCTCAGTGCTGGCATTAGTAGACAAGTTCGAGATGCTTTTTTGTCTGGTTATCAAAGCGTTCAAACCTTATCGGAATTTGAATTCAATTCTTTACAAGCTTTTACTCAAACGGCCCAGATTTGGGTGTGGGCGATTGGCATTCAAGTAGCACCAATTCAGAGTTGGTGTAGATTAGATGATAGTTATATGAATAAACGTCTTCAATTGCTTAAAAAATTAACTTCTAAGGATTGGCAATTATTTTGA
- a CDS encoding hypothetical protein (hypothetical protein Cyan7822_0572), with the protein MFSSLKALLSSIVDYAGLFPPAKLTLRDAIANYARYLQAPDQWMLGRFIVPLSQLAELETLLAENTLASPWLLSVILSENWELELEQIQAFNYRDKIKIVSVEFKPLSPKEISRVIPHLPTEIESFFEIPLAQNLETYLAVLQETQASAKIRTGGLTAEAFPSKDQLCRFIFASAEIRVPFKATAGLHHALPGKYPMSYEPNSLSAAMQGFLNVAVLSTLVYWQKITKEEALKILQESSSASFQFQEDSLTGNGKQLTISEIEASRQLFYRSFGSCSFQEPLDELGLLNLI; encoded by the coding sequence ATGTTCTCATCCTTAAAAGCACTACTTTCATCGATTGTAGATTACGCTGGACTTTTCCCCCCAGCAAAACTCACCCTAAGAGACGCGATCGCTAATTATGCTCGATACCTTCAAGCTCCTGATCAATGGATGTTAGGTCGGTTTATTGTTCCTCTATCTCAATTGGCAGAGTTGGAAACGCTTTTAGCAGAAAATACTTTAGCTAGTCCTTGGTTACTCAGTGTAATTCTGTCCGAGAATTGGGAATTAGAACTGGAGCAAATTCAAGCTTTTAACTACAGAGATAAAATAAAAATCGTATCTGTTGAATTTAAACCACTTTCACCTAAAGAAATTAGTAGAGTAATTCCCCATCTACCAACTGAAATTGAATCATTTTTTGAAATTCCTCTTGCCCAAAATTTAGAGACATACTTAGCCGTGTTACAGGAAACGCAAGCATCAGCTAAAATTCGGACGGGAGGACTAACTGCTGAGGCTTTTCCTTCAAAAGACCAGTTATGTCGATTCATTTTTGCTAGTGCGGAGATTCGAGTTCCTTTTAAAGCAACTGCGGGACTGCATCATGCCTTGCCAGGAAAATATCCCATGAGCTATGAACCAAATAGTCTTTCTGCTGCCATGCAGGGTTTTCTCAATGTCGCGGTTTTATCAACTCTAGTTTATTGGCAAAAAATAACCAAGGAAGAAGCACTGAAAATCCTGCAAGAATCATCCAGCGCAAGTTTTCAATTTCAAGAAGATAGTCTTACTGGGAATGGCAAGCAACTAACCATCTCAGAAATAGAAGCAAGTCGTCAACTTTTTTACCGTTCCTTTGGTTCTTGTTCCTTTCAAGAGCCTTTAGATGAGCTTGGTTTGTTAAATCTTATATAG
- a CDS encoding nitrate transport protein: MSKLSRRRFIFTAGATAAGTFLVHGCTSSNNNSGGNSAESTPTPSATPVANLSPEETPEVTSAKLGFIALTDSAPLIIALEKGLFAKYGMTDVEVLKQASWPVTRDNIELGSAGGGIDGAHILTPMPYLMSLGKITKQPVPMYILARLNTNGQAISVSEDYLDLKVGLDSSKMKQVFAQAKASNKELNAAMTFPGGTHDLWMRYWLAAGGINPEKDISVVPVPPPQMVANMKIGAMETFCVGEPWNAQLVNQKQGYTALVTGELWKNHPEKAFAMRADWVDKNPKAAKALLKGVLEAQQWCDKPENTQEMCEIVSQDKWFKVPSEDIIERSQGKINYGDGRTVENPDIAMKFWKDNASYPYKSHDLWFLTENIRWGYLPADTDTKALVDKVNRSDLWKEAAKAIKVPDAQIPTSDSRGVETFFDGVKFDPENPKAYLDSLKIKKA; the protein is encoded by the coding sequence ATGTCCAAACTGTCTCGTCGTAGATTTATTTTTACTGCTGGAGCAACTGCTGCGGGTACCTTTTTAGTTCATGGTTGTACCTCTTCTAATAATAATTCTGGTGGCAATTCGGCTGAATCTACTCCTACACCTAGTGCAACACCAGTAGCAAATCTTAGCCCTGAAGAAACTCCAGAAGTTACCAGTGCCAAATTAGGATTTATTGCTTTAACTGACTCTGCACCTCTGATTATTGCTCTAGAAAAAGGGCTATTTGCTAAATATGGGATGACAGATGTAGAAGTTTTAAAACAAGCTTCTTGGCCTGTGACTAGAGATAACATCGAACTTGGTTCAGCAGGAGGCGGAATTGATGGGGCGCATATTCTTACCCCTATGCCTTATTTGATGAGTTTGGGCAAGATTACTAAACAGCCCGTACCTATGTATATTCTGGCGAGATTAAATACTAATGGTCAGGCAATTTCTGTCAGTGAAGACTATTTAGATTTAAAAGTAGGCTTAGACAGTTCCAAAATGAAGCAGGTTTTTGCTCAAGCTAAGGCGAGTAATAAAGAACTCAATGCAGCAATGACTTTTCCTGGCGGGACTCACGATTTGTGGATGCGTTATTGGTTAGCTGCTGGTGGAATCAATCCTGAAAAAGATATTTCTGTAGTACCAGTTCCTCCACCGCAAATGGTTGCCAATATGAAGATTGGTGCAATGGAAACTTTTTGTGTCGGTGAACCTTGGAATGCTCAATTAGTCAACCAAAAACAAGGTTATACAGCTTTAGTCACAGGAGAATTATGGAAAAATCACCCAGAAAAAGCTTTTGCTATGCGTGCTGATTGGGTAGATAAAAATCCTAAAGCTGCGAAAGCCTTACTCAAAGGAGTTTTAGAAGCACAGCAATGGTGCGATAAACCAGAAAATACACAGGAAATGTGCGAAATCGTCTCTCAAGATAAATGGTTTAAAGTCCCATCCGAAGATATTATTGAAAGATCTCAAGGAAAAATTAACTACGGCGATGGACGGACAGTTGAAAATCCTGATATTGCGATGAAATTCTGGAAAGATAATGCTTCCTATCCTTACAAGAGTCACGATTTGTGGTTTTTAACTGAAAATATTCGTTGGGGTTATCTTCCTGCGGATACAGATACTAAAGCCTTGGTTGATAAAGTAAACCGTTCCGATCTTTGGAAAGAAGCAGCTAAAGCAATTAAAGTACCTGATGCCCAAATCCCGACTAGTGATTCTCGTGGTGTAGAGACTTTCTTTGATGGAGTTAAATTCGATCCTGAAAATCCCAAGGCTTATTTAGATAGCCTCAAAATCAAAAAAGCCTAA
- a CDS encoding transposase IS4 family protein has translation MLRKSYNTRMDKKLLELYSDYIISSFGQITATGLSRVLEGSISHDKITRFLSAKDLESRELWKLVKPVVREYEQEDGVLIVDDTIEKKPHTQENELVCWHHDHQENRSVKGINIINYVYSVEDISLPIGFDVVKKSIKFCEVKTKKEKRKATATKNELTRNQLKICSQNQLKYRYVLADSWFSSKENMAFICQDLDKHLIMALKSNRTVALSEENKKQGCFTRIDELNWSEQISVRGWLKGLDFPVLIYRQVFKNQDGSTGILYLACSDLNCNVPQIEAIYQKRWNVEVFHKTLKSNTGLAKSPTKCLRTQGNHIFMSIYAAFQLECLKLKHKMNHFALRSTIYVKALQQAMCELHLLKSA, from the coding sequence ATGTTACGCAAAAGCTATAATACTCGAATGGACAAAAAGCTTTTGGAACTATACAGCGATTATATTATCAGCTCGTTTGGACAGATAACAGCGACAGGATTATCAAGAGTATTAGAAGGAAGTATCAGTCACGATAAAATAACTCGTTTCCTGTCGGCTAAAGACTTAGAGTCACGAGAGCTGTGGAAGTTAGTGAAACCAGTGGTCAGGGAGTATGAACAAGAAGATGGTGTGTTGATTGTGGATGACACCATAGAGAAAAAACCTCATACCCAAGAGAATGAGTTAGTGTGCTGGCATCATGACCATCAAGAAAACCGTTCTGTCAAGGGAATTAACATCATCAACTATGTTTATAGTGTCGAAGACATAAGCCTACCAATTGGGTTTGATGTCGTCAAAAAGTCCATAAAATTTTGTGAGGTAAAAACAAAGAAGGAAAAACGAAAAGCAACAGCAACAAAAAATGAATTAACACGAAATCAATTAAAAATTTGCTCCCAGAATCAACTCAAATACAGGTATGTGCTAGCTGATAGTTGGTTTTCCTCGAAGGAAAATATGGCTTTTATCTGTCAGGATTTAGATAAGCACTTGATCATGGCTCTCAAAAGCAATCGTACCGTAGCCTTGAGTGAAGAAAACAAAAAACAGGGTTGTTTTACCAGAATTGATGAACTCAACTGGTCAGAACAGATCTCAGTCAGAGGATGGCTTAAAGGACTGGACTTTCCTGTTCTCATCTATCGTCAAGTCTTTAAAAACCAAGATGGCAGTACTGGTATTTTGTATTTGGCTTGTAGTGATTTAAACTGTAATGTCCCTCAAATAGAAGCAATCTACCAAAAACGGTGGAACGTGGAAGTCTTTCATAAAACGCTCAAGTCTAATACTGGTTTAGCTAAGTCCCCAACTAAATGTCTTCGTACTCAAGGAAACCATATCTTTATGTCTATCTATGCTGCATTTCAATTAGAGTGTCTGAAATTGAAACACAAGATGAACCATTTTGCTTTGCGCAGTACTATTTATGTCAAAGCTTTGCAACAAGCTATGTGTGAATTACATTTACTCAAGAGTGCGTAA
- a CDS encoding fumarylacetoacetase, which produces MNHSINHTHDPKLRSWVESANQTGTDFPIQNLPFGVFRSRGTSENPHIGVAIGEQILDLFICREVGLLQELPKRLQEVCLESNLNELMALGNWATSTLRDRACELLRSNSSNPPLETKVLIPMTSAELLLPAQIGDYTDFYASIFHATNVGKLFRPDNPLLPNYKYIPIAYHGRASSIIVSGTTIKRPQGQQKSPEASTPIFASSQLLDYEMEVGFLVSSGNELGKPIPIDKAEEHIFGLCLVNDWSARDIQAWEYQPLGPFLAKSFATTISPWVVTLEALAPFRRPAFARPEDDPTPLPYLNSLLNTQQGGVNLTLEIGLSSAQMRAQQMKPLRLSQASFEQMYWTMAQMLTHHTSNGCNLRPGDLLASGTVSGAEEGSQGSLLEITRRGSQPIKLPTGEMRSFLADGDEVSLRGYCEQPGYVRIGFGECRGKIIS; this is translated from the coding sequence ATGAATCATTCAATTAATCATACTCACGATCCTAAGTTACGCAGTTGGGTAGAATCTGCCAATCAAACAGGAACTGATTTTCCGATTCAAAATTTGCCCTTTGGTGTATTTCGATCTAGAGGGACAAGCGAAAACCCCCACATCGGCGTAGCGATTGGCGAGCAAATTCTCGATCTATTTATATGTCGTGAAGTTGGACTGCTTCAAGAACTTCCCAAACGTTTGCAAGAAGTTTGTCTGGAGTCAAACTTGAATGAATTAATGGCTTTGGGAAATTGGGCTACTTCAACATTACGCGATCGCGCTTGCGAACTGCTGCGATCAAACAGTTCAAATCCTCCTCTAGAAACAAAAGTACTGATACCGATGACCTCGGCAGAGTTACTTCTACCTGCCCAGATTGGTGACTACACCGACTTCTACGCCTCTATTTTTCACGCTACTAATGTGGGTAAGTTATTCCGTCCCGACAATCCCTTACTACCCAACTACAAATATATTCCGATCGCCTATCACGGACGCGCTTCTTCAATTATTGTCAGTGGCACAACCATCAAACGACCCCAAGGACAGCAGAAAAGTCCCGAAGCCTCAACTCCTATTTTTGCTTCTTCCCAACTTCTCGACTATGAAATGGAAGTCGGTTTTTTGGTTAGTTCTGGTAATGAATTAGGAAAACCTATTCCGATTGACAAGGCAGAGGAACATATCTTTGGACTTTGCTTGGTTAATGATTGGTCGGCAAGGGATATCCAAGCTTGGGAATATCAACCCCTTGGCCCTTTCTTAGCTAAGAGTTTTGCGACTACAATTTCTCCGTGGGTAGTAACTTTAGAAGCTTTAGCTCCCTTTCGCCGTCCTGCTTTTGCTCGTCCTGAAGATGACCCTACACCCTTGCCTTATCTTAATTCACTACTTAACACTCAACAGGGTGGTGTCAACCTCACACTTGAAATAGGTTTGAGTTCTGCTCAAATGCGCGCCCAACAAATGAAGCCTTTGCGCTTAAGTCAAGCTTCTTTTGAACAAATGTACTGGACAATGGCTCAGATGCTGACCCACCACACTAGTAATGGCTGTAACCTCCGACCAGGAGATCTGTTAGCCAGTGGGACTGTTTCGGGAGCTGAAGAAGGCTCTCAAGGCTCTCTGCTCGAAATTACTCGACGTGGCTCTCAACCAATCAAACTGCCAACTGGCGAGATGCGGTCTTTCTTAGCTGATGGGGATGAAGTCTCTTTGCGTGGATATTGCGAACAACCAGGTTACGTCAGAATTGGTTTTGGAGAATGTCGGGGGAAAATAATTAGTTAG